One segment of Flammeovirga agarivorans DNA contains the following:
- a CDS encoding T9SS type A sorting domain-containing protein yields MQRLFIFFQLTFFTSYFAFSQENLSHFQPYNTQGDNLIHVTTADLDGVGYKDYVIAMTVEGKVIAFQRPSEITSPEADNRLWEYTDLPSLGIRIFAEELIASSKGEEIILPGTDGHLRILSSTGKLLKDKNVSTGALYTATVGKNSDGETIIMTSGVDGLVYFFNTDLELQKTVRPKTDKSGNLAGLIRHLVAGDFDGDGSDEVAVFINRRSFEGNNFLDVLDISTYTRPSYWNGDTGFISDNTTPGLGFTDKQLPFAYDIDNDGDEDIVAHWGVFHPENGVGSKEFSTMLEEDEKLTLKKYEDFAKQYLKGLLGYKNKDHITNTGKYLMQHGLPGNFTTDEAKELFTLYGDDLFLSKYNVDEKAFSIEEYTWAHSDYHFTSIARLEVRNGGYDKIVLSGPMNGDDHFYVVDVSTSDWQQQARKIAYRGAFKEVNDNLDELTNSLQQIKTEEKEENREPIWFVSSSFGGWLGWDMTADNCNIRAQAAYDEMQKWYAKIGGSKNVRLALTMNTAIYGETTQDENPKITAEGVIAFCKALANKGVYFSIIIGHGSHLYMTPETLASIYEASIVDGECYMMARSKELRTDEYFDFYTPMLDAVLEKAEAIKAKPPMIMLCAKGAIISSFSQEQGDEYFPKYRDILVPGVENSNVGVQDLSIQERVGLWMNGDVKNWGCNIIGDNLTPNRVAEWGGMRNAHVVLRQMLSQYALGAKVFRLTSVTSKENPLYTRGDVSDKEEEWTQAYQKGVLNFLKIVESGIYPHAQSPSEMKGISPVAVTLYNGTERMKEQHYKHDHELYNADIKEYVLSRLACWNAFNDVPQTDVTSYISNAKRRFDNMLPTSEGGFVTFVPHRQSVEVEGNNWCNVAYQTNGDSWDDFSLQQGREHILSELRVQKKNLDFYVDGTCFWQTLRKDNDPLTYYVMLMGNSFLTPEESLVSFKAGNTLTGSCEVIDQLSGNSLGILSSTENEIAIKIPKGVPRILRVELEQAPLEGLHENGDFEAKLINWNSDDQVMATTSAYYGVYAAELTGTGQLNSWRRVLPNTTYTLSAFARVQDIENGNAVLSIQDNDGKTIRAIEVNSENYTGYRLMFTTEEVTDSLQIVFERTKGSTGKSYLDEVVFKKTAYVLNPDFEKELSCWETQGTVNIDNSSAKIGANAKLSQWIKTASNSQYEIVFTAQLENQTLQFSVFDKDEELITKQEISSIQNNEQSIIFNTDPNSEDVKVEWSSTDSKGGNVWVDSIKIKRLGDAEYIPNQIFDDGLLLKVFPNPTKEVLTIETNDHQHKTVKIYDIMGKLIYQNDLLSELEINVSQYPKGTYVILLTDNNGENITARFIVE; encoded by the coding sequence ATGCAGCGGCTATTTATATTTTTTCAACTTACATTTTTTACTTCATATTTTGCCTTTTCACAAGAAAACCTTTCTCATTTTCAACCTTACAATACACAGGGAGACAATCTAATTCATGTAACAACAGCAGATTTAGATGGTGTAGGTTATAAAGATTATGTGATTGCAATGACAGTGGAAGGAAAAGTAATTGCATTTCAAAGGCCTTCTGAAATAACATCTCCTGAGGCAGATAATCGATTGTGGGAATATACCGATCTACCTAGTCTTGGTATCAGAATATTTGCTGAAGAGTTAATAGCAAGCAGTAAAGGGGAGGAGATAATTTTGCCCGGTACGGATGGACATTTAAGAATACTGTCCTCTACAGGAAAACTATTAAAAGATAAGAATGTTAGTACAGGAGCTTTGTATACAGCAACAGTAGGTAAGAACTCTGATGGGGAAACTATAATTATGACCTCGGGAGTAGATGGACTTGTTTACTTCTTTAATACTGATTTGGAATTACAAAAAACCGTTCGACCTAAAACAGATAAATCAGGTAATTTAGCTGGATTGATTCGTCATTTGGTAGCTGGTGATTTTGATGGAGATGGGAGTGATGAAGTTGCTGTATTTATTAATCGAAGGAGTTTTGAAGGGAATAACTTCTTAGATGTGTTGGATATTTCTACTTATACCCGTCCTAGTTATTGGAATGGAGATACAGGTTTTATTTCTGATAACACTACTCCTGGTTTGGGCTTTACTGACAAACAATTACCTTTTGCTTATGATATAGATAATGATGGAGACGAAGATATTGTAGCTCATTGGGGAGTATTTCATCCAGAAAATGGAGTGGGTTCAAAAGAATTTTCAACAATGCTGGAGGAAGATGAGAAGCTTACACTCAAAAAGTATGAAGACTTTGCTAAGCAATACTTAAAGGGCCTTCTAGGATATAAAAACAAAGACCATATAACAAACACTGGAAAATACCTGATGCAACATGGTTTGCCTGGTAATTTTACAACTGATGAAGCAAAGGAATTATTTACTTTATATGGCGATGATCTTTTCTTATCAAAATATAATGTTGATGAAAAGGCATTTTCTATAGAAGAATATACATGGGCACATTCTGATTATCATTTTACAAGTATTGCCCGATTAGAAGTTAGAAATGGAGGATATGATAAAATAGTGCTGTCGGGACCTATGAATGGTGATGATCATTTCTATGTAGTAGATGTTAGTACTTCTGATTGGCAGCAGCAAGCAAGAAAAATTGCTTATCGAGGAGCTTTTAAAGAAGTGAATGATAACCTTGATGAACTGACGAACAGCCTCCAACAAATTAAGACAGAAGAAAAAGAGGAAAACCGTGAACCCATCTGGTTTGTAAGTTCTTCATTTGGAGGATGGCTAGGTTGGGACATGACCGCTGATAATTGTAATATAAGAGCACAAGCAGCCTACGATGAAATGCAAAAATGGTATGCTAAAATTGGAGGAAGTAAGAATGTTCGACTAGCCCTGACCATGAATACTGCCATCTATGGCGAAACAACCCAAGATGAGAACCCAAAAATTACAGCTGAGGGAGTAATTGCTTTTTGTAAGGCATTAGCAAATAAGGGTGTATACTTTAGTATTATCATTGGTCATGGTAGTCATTTATACATGACTCCTGAAACACTGGCATCCATCTACGAAGCTTCGATCGTAGATGGAGAATGTTACATGATGGCTAGATCTAAAGAATTAAGAACAGACGAATACTTCGATTTTTATACCCCAATGTTGGATGCAGTTTTAGAAAAAGCTGAAGCCATTAAGGCAAAACCACCTATGATAATGTTATGTGCAAAAGGAGCAATAATAAGTTCTTTTTCTCAAGAACAAGGGGATGAATATTTCCCTAAATACAGAGATATTTTAGTACCAGGAGTTGAGAATTCGAATGTAGGGGTACAAGATTTAAGTATTCAAGAAAGAGTAGGTTTATGGATGAATGGAGACGTTAAAAACTGGGGTTGTAATATTATTGGAGATAACCTGACTCCAAATAGAGTAGCAGAATGGGGTGGTATGCGTAATGCTCATGTAGTCTTAAGACAAATGCTATCTCAATATGCCTTAGGAGCTAAGGTTTTTAGGTTAACCTCAGTGACTAGTAAAGAAAATCCTTTATACACTAGAGGTGATGTTTCTGATAAAGAAGAAGAATGGACACAGGCCTATCAGAAGGGGGTTTTGAATTTCTTGAAAATAGTAGAAAGTGGTATTTACCCACATGCCCAAAGTCCAAGTGAAATGAAAGGGATTTCACCTGTTGCAGTAACGCTTTATAATGGTACTGAACGTATGAAAGAGCAACATTATAAGCATGACCATGAGTTATACAATGCTGACATAAAGGAATATGTACTAAGTAGATTAGCATGTTGGAATGCTTTTAATGATGTACCTCAAACAGATGTAACAAGCTATATCAGCAATGCAAAAAGAAGGTTTGATAATATGCTACCTACCTCAGAAGGCGGATTTGTTACCTTCGTTCCTCATCGTCAAAGCGTTGAAGTCGAGGGTAATAATTGGTGTAATGTGGCCTACCAAACAAACGGGGATTCTTGGGATGACTTTTCTTTACAACAAGGTCGAGAACATATACTTTCAGAACTGAGAGTACAAAAGAAAAATTTAGATTTCTATGTTGATGGGACTTGTTTCTGGCAGACATTAAGGAAAGATAATGATCCATTAACGTATTATGTCATGTTAATGGGGAACAGCTTTCTAACTCCAGAAGAAAGTTTAGTTAGCTTTAAAGCAGGAAATACTTTAACAGGATCTTGTGAAGTTATTGATCAACTCTCAGGAAACTCCTTAGGTATACTGTCTAGTACTGAAAATGAAATCGCGATAAAGATTCCAAAAGGTGTACCCAGAATCTTAAGAGTAGAACTTGAGCAAGCACCTCTGGAAGGACTTCATGAAAATGGTGATTTTGAAGCAAAACTTATCAATTGGAATTCTGATGATCAAGTGATGGCTACAACTTCTGCCTATTATGGTGTATATGCTGCAGAGTTAACAGGAACAGGGCAACTGAACTCATGGAGAAGAGTATTGCCAAATACCACATATACATTAAGTGCGTTTGCAAGAGTACAAGATATAGAGAATGGCAATGCCGTTTTATCTATTCAGGATAATGATGGAAAAACAATTAGAGCGATTGAGGTGAACAGTGAAAATTATACCGGATACCGATTAATGTTTACAACTGAGGAAGTAACAGACTCATTGCAGATTGTATTTGAAAGAACAAAAGGTAGTACAGGAAAATCATATCTAGATGAGGTTGTTTTTAAGAAAACAGCTTATGTATTGAATCCAGACTTTGAGAAAGAGCTTTCATGTTGGGAAACTCAAGGAACAGTAAATATTGATAATTCGTCTGCTAAAATAGGAGCTAATGCGAAACTATCACAGTGGATTAAAACAGCTTCTAATTCTCAATATGAAATTGTCTTTACTGCTCAATTGGAAAATCAAACGTTACAATTCAGTGTTTTTGATAAAGACGAAGAGTTAATCACAAAACAAGAAATAAGCAGTATTCAAAATAATGAACAAAGTATCATTTTCAATACAGACCCCAATAGTGAAGATGTGAAAGTTGAATGGTCAAGTACTGATAGCAAAGGAGGAAATGTTTGGGTAGATTCCATTAAAATTAAAAGATTAGGTGATGCTGAATATATACCTAATCAAATCTTTGACGATGGATTATTACTTAAAGTCTTTCCAAATCCAACGAAAGAAGTGCTGACTATAGAAACAAACGATCATCAGCATAAAACAGTAAAGATCTATGATATCATGGGTAAACTTATATATCAAAATGATTTATTAAGTGAGTTAGAAATTAATGTAAGCCAATATCCTAAAGGGACTTATGTGATATTATTGACAGACAATAATGGAGAAAATATCACAGCTAGATTTATAGTTGAATAA
- a CDS encoding C45 family autoproteolytic acyltransferase/hydolase, whose protein sequence is MNKIKINQIRFILVWMVTIWAFPTNSYAGVPPIYYQIELNENSHYYTVQAEGTPFERGFTHGKKLKKEIRYAINRFKYDLTVPMMQSVGLPAEYHRYHNYVLQNTGFIEAIKTQTPDLLEELEGIAKGAEVNLEDLLVYNISFDEIFAVLEKMTGHNPAFIEGNDLNGHCSFGSIRGKKRTTSIYTCDWARPFEGSQCLMVYKKFDGTTMLITGYVGTVGIQGVNLSNGFSVNAHSKFDLNANLNGLPSLFFARRLMEAKDKHDAVVKLSETKIAVGLGYVITDKNGSVSYEVSPNQTEKYNPGSHWFAIANAARVNNDLKASVKEHFKLDEQVNMKRLPKGYWEHNADSETRYSMIKEELTDKKWMTVYEWVNLFKQYPIGKYVDENQATTNFWIIVEFSDKYIDICTAPGVPGELQAETIRVKYQ, encoded by the coding sequence ATGAATAAAATAAAGATAAATCAAATCAGATTCATTCTCGTTTGGATGGTAACCATTTGGGCATTTCCTACTAACTCTTATGCAGGAGTTCCACCGATTTATTACCAAATTGAGTTAAATGAAAATAGCCATTATTACACAGTACAGGCAGAAGGAACTCCTTTTGAAAGAGGATTTACCCACGGCAAAAAGCTGAAAAAAGAAATTAGGTATGCCATTAACCGCTTTAAGTACGATTTAACTGTACCTATGATGCAGTCTGTTGGTTTACCAGCAGAGTATCATCGATACCACAACTATGTGCTTCAAAACACTGGATTTATAGAAGCGATAAAAACACAAACCCCTGATCTTCTCGAAGAGTTAGAAGGAATCGCTAAAGGAGCTGAAGTTAACCTTGAAGACCTATTGGTGTACAATATTAGCTTTGATGAGATATTTGCAGTACTCGAAAAGATGACAGGGCATAATCCTGCTTTTATCGAAGGAAATGATTTAAATGGTCATTGTAGTTTTGGATCAATCCGTGGCAAAAAGAGAACGACATCTATCTATACTTGTGATTGGGCTCGTCCTTTTGAAGGCTCTCAATGCCTGATGGTGTATAAAAAGTTTGATGGAACGACGATGTTGATTACTGGGTATGTGGGCACTGTTGGTATACAAGGGGTTAATCTCAGTAATGGGTTTTCTGTAAATGCACATTCAAAATTTGATCTTAATGCAAACCTCAATGGTTTACCTTCTTTATTCTTTGCTAGAAGATTAATGGAAGCTAAAGATAAACACGATGCGGTAGTAAAATTATCAGAAACTAAGATCGCTGTTGGTTTAGGCTATGTGATTACAGATAAAAATGGTTCTGTATCCTATGAAGTTTCTCCGAATCAAACAGAAAAGTATAACCCTGGAAGTCACTGGTTTGCTATAGCAAATGCTGCTAGAGTAAATAATGATTTAAAAGCTTCAGTGAAAGAGCACTTTAAATTAGATGAACAGGTCAACATGAAAAGACTTCCAAAAGGATATTGGGAACACAATGCAGACAGTGAAACTCGATATTCAATGATTAAGGAAGAATTAACGGATAAAAAATGGATGACGGTTTACGAATGGGTTAATCTATTTAAACAATACCCCATTGGAAAGTATGTTGATGAGAATCAAGCAACAACCAACTTCTGGATAATTGTAGAGTTTTCTGATAAATACATAGATATATGCACCGCCCCCGGTGTACCTGGCGAATTACAGGCAGAAACAATACGTGTGAAATACCAATAA
- a CDS encoding sensor histidine kinase, producing MKNKIQKYGRSIIIGSSFVFFMLILMSLMDMIIIPFDREGEVVAIFLFWSGLSSVIVHNFNYLKRKVPALLKLGAVILALIFINIYDESAGIQENYTTIFMVVMWFSMIGYFITPQFFLKYVYIYYACMMGIVLLCNIGMDEHERFETITISLALSIPILFCLWVYEQWKWIKSLKNEKASAELQLLKSQINPHFFFNTLNNLYGLTVEKSDKASEVVLKLGDMMRYTIYEGREEKVPIQEEIKYLENYIELHKIRYQKNVQVHFINSVISEFEIAPLLYIILLENSFKHGVETLVENAYIFIEIEEYGNSVAFTIENNFDKAMQDHRVGIGLENLKKRLELIYPDKYTFEEIKGINTYKTLLTIDLS from the coding sequence ATGAAAAATAAAATACAAAAATACGGCAGATCAATAATCATTGGATCTTCATTCGTCTTCTTTATGCTTATTCTTATGTCATTGATGGACATGATCATCATTCCTTTTGATAGGGAAGGAGAAGTAGTGGCTATATTCTTGTTTTGGTCAGGACTATCCTCAGTAATTGTTCACAACTTCAATTACTTAAAGAGAAAAGTACCTGCCCTATTAAAATTAGGAGCTGTAATTCTCGCTCTTATTTTTATTAATATTTACGATGAAAGTGCTGGAATTCAAGAGAACTACACCACCATATTTATGGTAGTGATGTGGTTTAGTATGATTGGTTATTTTATCACTCCACAGTTTTTCCTAAAATATGTATATATCTATTATGCATGCATGATGGGTATTGTACTGTTATGTAACATTGGCATGGATGAACATGAAAGGTTTGAGACGATTACGATTTCTTTGGCTTTATCAATTCCTATTCTTTTCTGTTTGTGGGTTTATGAACAATGGAAGTGGATAAAATCATTAAAAAATGAGAAAGCAAGTGCTGAATTACAACTTCTAAAAAGTCAGATTAACCCTCATTTTTTCTTTAACACCCTCAATAACTTATATGGGCTTACAGTAGAGAAATCGGATAAGGCTTCAGAGGTAGTGCTAAAGCTTGGAGACATGATGCGCTATACGATTTATGAAGGAAGAGAAGAAAAAGTACCCATTCAGGAAGAGATTAAATACCTTGAAAATTATATAGAGTTACATAAAATTCGCTATCAGAAGAATGTACAGGTACATTTTATCAACTCGGTAATTTCTGAGTTTGAAATAGCACCGTTATTGTATATCATTCTACTAGAAAATTCATTTAAACATGGTGTTGAAACACTTGTGGAAAACGCCTACATATTCATCGAAATTGAAGAATATGGAAATTCTGTCGCTTTCACTATTGAAAATAATTTTGACAAAGCAATGCAGGATCACCGCGTTGGAATAGGCCTTGAAAATTTGAAGAAAAGATTAGAATTAATCTATCCAGATAAATATACATTTGAAGAAATTAAAGGAATTAACACCTACAAAACACTTTTGACTATCGATCTATCATGA
- a CDS encoding LytR/AlgR family response regulator transcription factor — MNYIIIDDEPIAHRIIEGYCEKFNYLEKKGNAYDAFEAIELMHEQSLDLIFLDINMPKMNGFELLRSLPKAPQVIVTSAYKEYAVEGFELNVVDYLLKPFSFSRFMTAINKLEKKVSLKDQFFVKSEKKLINIDIKDLQYVEGCGNYVKLVVKDKPVICYQKLSYYDEFLSQKGGFIRIHKSYIVNEKWIESIEGNTIVIQKHSIPIGQKYKKQLLDQLYL; from the coding sequence ATGAACTACATTATCATCGATGACGAACCAATAGCCCATAGAATAATAGAAGGGTATTGTGAAAAATTCAATTATTTAGAAAAGAAAGGCAACGCTTATGATGCATTTGAAGCTATCGAGCTGATGCATGAACAAAGTTTAGACTTGATCTTTTTAGATATTAATATGCCTAAAATGAATGGGTTTGAATTACTTCGTTCACTCCCAAAGGCCCCTCAGGTAATTGTAACTTCTGCTTATAAGGAATACGCAGTAGAAGGTTTTGAACTTAATGTCGTCGATTACCTACTAAAGCCTTTTAGCTTCAGCCGATTCATGACCGCGATTAACAAATTAGAAAAGAAGGTGTCTTTGAAAGATCAATTTTTTGTAAAGTCTGAGAAAAAACTAATCAATATTGATATTAAAGACTTACAGTACGTAGAAGGCTGTGGTAATTATGTGAAATTGGTAGTGAAAGATAAACCTGTGATTTGTTATCAGAAGCTTTCTTATTATGATGAGTTTCTATCACAAAAAGGAGGTTTTATTCGAATTCATAAATCATATATAGTCAATGAAAAATGGATAGAAAGTATAGAAGGCAATACTATCGTTATTCAAAAACATTCCATCCCCATAGGACAGAAATATAAGAAGCAGTTGTTGGATCAACTTTACTTATAG
- a CDS encoding alpha/beta hydrolase has translation MMRRYIFLTIVFFSLFHVASAQKKKGRTPEKEINIPEGLTYQVIQYREDVKTPKRANQLGISYKDDGQKKKPVVVFIHGGGWANGDKDNVLYQVFNVAKQGFVGVTISYRLVSEGDFPVCIEDVKEAIRCLKSKEGELPLDLDRIGIWGYSAGAHLSLMIGLSPEDTFHSGTYTEYDCKVKTIMPVSTPTDFVIKPEREWFPKFLNEEQVADIAFQQSVSPTHYVHQGQPKIFMIHGTADKIVPSYHYLNFKKVCEEKGINNFTLYEIEEGGHMLYFKRRQDVMPLFKEFLKEVKSQNI, from the coding sequence ATGATGAGAAGATATATTTTTTTAACGATCGTCTTTTTTAGCCTTTTCCATGTAGCATCAGCACAGAAGAAAAAAGGTAGAACACCAGAAAAAGAGATCAACATTCCAGAAGGATTAACGTATCAGGTTATACAATATAGAGAGGATGTAAAAACACCCAAAAGAGCCAATCAGTTAGGAATTTCCTACAAAGATGATGGACAGAAAAAGAAACCGGTAGTTGTATTTATTCATGGAGGTGGATGGGCCAACGGTGATAAGGATAATGTTTTGTATCAAGTGTTTAATGTCGCGAAACAAGGATTTGTTGGAGTGACCATTTCCTATCGTTTGGTTTCTGAAGGAGATTTTCCAGTTTGTATTGAGGATGTGAAAGAAGCTATTCGTTGTTTAAAGTCAAAAGAAGGGGAACTCCCATTGGACTTAGATAGGATAGGCATTTGGGGATACAGTGCGGGAGCACATTTATCACTAATGATAGGTCTATCGCCAGAAGATACTTTTCACTCTGGTACATATACTGAATATGATTGTAAGGTGAAAACAATAATGCCCGTTTCCACACCTACAGATTTTGTGATTAAGCCGGAGAGAGAATGGTTTCCCAAGTTTTTAAATGAAGAACAGGTGGCAGATATAGCTTTTCAACAAAGTGTTTCACCAACTCATTATGTTCATCAAGGACAGCCAAAGATTTTTATGATTCATGGTACTGCAGATAAGATTGTTCCTTCCTATCATTACTTAAATTTCAAGAAGGTGTGTGAAGAGAAAGGAATAAATAACTTTACTTTATATGAAATCGAAGAGGGTGGGCATATGTTATACTTTAAAAGAAGACAAGATGTAATGCCTCTTTTTAAAGAGTTCTTGAAAGAAGTGAAATCACAGAACATCTAA
- a CDS encoding glycoside hydrolase family 2 TIM barrel-domain containing protein gives MKKFIYLFIFLPIIVLSQNTSDDTFNSGRQEVLLKEGWKFFKGDHYNFSQGSYDDKDWESVSIPHDWAIKGPFDKKYDLQQVAIFQDGEKVPTEKSGRTGALPYIGTGWYRKNITIENSLSEKKVLLQFDGAMSEAQVYINGQKVGEHPYGYAYFFFDITKFLKEGDNLLAVRLHNQPKSSRWYPGAGIYRNVHLITTNKDAFQQWGTTITTPFISQKKAEVDVTSELEGDIDQVNYIISTADGEIVSEGASSLKFGNTINTQLSVENPQLWSPESPYLYTIKLTAFRQGQAVDQIEKTFGIREIKYTAERGFELNGQQRKFKGVCLHHDLGPLGIAINRAALKRQLVMMKNMGADAIRTAHNMPSIEQMELCDELGLMVIAESFDEWKKPKVKNGYHRFFDDWAAIDVKNLVRRLKNHPSIVMWSAGNEVPDQYGSEGVKRALWLQNIFHEEDPTRPVTVGMDQVKAVMESGFGAILDIPGLNYRTHLYQEAYEKFPQGYLLGSETASTVSSRGVYKFPVKEYKKKKYSDFQSSSYDYEACPWSNIPEDDFILQDDQPWVLGEFVWTGFDYLGEPSPYNEEWPSRSSYFGICDLAGIPKDRYYLYKSRWNTEEETLHILPHWNWEGREGETTPVFVYTNYNTAELFINGVSQGKRTKDVTSRLDRYRLRWMDVKYEAGTVKVVAYDDNGQAVAEKEIKTAGQPHHLKLEADRSILSADGEDLSYVTVSVVDKEGNFCPTANIPLSFKVKGATDYKVVCNGDATSLEMFHEPTMKTFNGKLVVTLQSQDIAGKGILEVKGKGLKTAQIEIKVKEQPTL, from the coding sequence ATGAAAAAATTTATATACTTATTTATATTCCTTCCAATAATTGTTTTATCACAGAACACATCTGATGATACATTTAATTCAGGAAGACAAGAAGTACTTTTGAAAGAAGGTTGGAAGTTTTTTAAAGGAGATCATTATAATTTTTCTCAAGGAAGTTATGACGACAAAGATTGGGAATCTGTATCTATTCCACATGATTGGGCGATAAAAGGACCTTTTGATAAAAAATACGATTTACAGCAAGTAGCCATATTTCAAGACGGTGAAAAAGTCCCTACGGAAAAATCTGGAAGAACAGGTGCATTACCATATATTGGTACTGGCTGGTACAGAAAAAATATAACGATAGAAAATTCTCTTTCCGAAAAGAAAGTATTGCTACAATTCGATGGTGCGATGAGTGAGGCACAAGTCTATATCAATGGTCAAAAAGTAGGAGAACATCCGTATGGATATGCTTACTTTTTCTTCGATATCACTAAATTCCTAAAAGAAGGAGACAATTTATTGGCGGTAAGATTACATAATCAACCTAAGTCATCGAGATGGTATCCGGGAGCGGGTATTTATAGAAATGTACACCTTATTACTACGAATAAAGATGCCTTTCAACAATGGGGAACCACTATAACTACTCCATTTATCAGTCAGAAAAAAGCAGAAGTAGATGTAACAAGCGAATTAGAGGGTGATATCGACCAGGTCAATTACATAATATCAACTGCAGATGGAGAGATCGTTTCAGAAGGAGCGTCTTCATTAAAGTTTGGTAATACTATCAATACTCAACTTAGTGTAGAAAACCCTCAATTATGGAGTCCTGAATCGCCATACCTCTATACAATAAAACTTACTGCCTTCAGACAAGGACAAGCTGTAGATCAAATAGAAAAAACTTTTGGTATCAGAGAGATAAAATATACTGCTGAAAGAGGATTTGAGCTGAATGGACAACAACGCAAGTTCAAAGGAGTTTGCCTTCATCATGATCTAGGTCCTTTGGGGATTGCAATTAATAGGGCTGCTTTAAAACGTCAGTTAGTTATGATGAAAAACATGGGAGCAGATGCGATTAGAACCGCTCATAATATGCCTTCAATAGAACAGATGGAATTATGTGATGAACTGGGTTTAATGGTAATTGCTGAGAGTTTCGATGAATGGAAAAAACCTAAAGTGAAAAATGGTTATCATCGATTTTTTGATGATTGGGCAGCTATTGATGTAAAAAATTTGGTAAGACGTTTGAAGAACCACCCTTCTATTGTGATGTGGAGTGCAGGCAATGAAGTTCCTGATCAATATGGCAGTGAAGGAGTAAAAAGAGCACTTTGGCTACAAAATATTTTCCATGAAGAAGATCCTACCCGTCCTGTTACTGTAGGTATGGACCAGGTAAAAGCGGTAATGGAAAGTGGTTTCGGAGCTATTTTAGACATTCCTGGTTTAAATTACCGAACGCATTTATACCAAGAAGCTTATGAAAAATTTCCTCAAGGGTATCTGTTGGGATCTGAAACAGCTTCAACGGTAAGTTCAAGAGGTGTTTATAAGTTTCCAGTAAAAGAGTATAAGAAAAAGAAATATTCAGATTTCCAGTCATCAAGTTACGATTATGAGGCTTGTCCTTGGTCCAATATTCCTGAAGATGATTTCATTTTACAAGATGATCAACCGTGGGTATTAGGCGAATTTGTTTGGACAGGATTTGACTACCTTGGAGAACCGTCGCCCTACAATGAGGAGTGGCCTTCTAGAAGCTCCTATTTTGGTATTTGCGATCTAGCGGGTATACCTAAAGATCGCTATTACCTTTACAAAAGTAGATGGAATACGGAGGAAGAAACATTACATATCTTGCCCCATTGGAATTGGGAAGGTAGAGAAGGAGAAACTACTCCCGTTTTTGTTTATACTAATTATAATACCGCTGAATTATTCATTAATGGTGTAAGCCAAGGAAAGCGTACTAAAGATGTTACTTCTCGTTTGGATAGATACCGTTTGCGATGGATGGATGTGAAATACGAAGCGGGAACAGTTAAAGTCGTTGCTTATGATGATAATGGACAAGCTGTTGCTGAAAAAGAAATAAAAACAGCAGGACAACCACATCATTTAAAGTTAGAAGCTGATCGTTCTATCTTATCTGCAGATGGTGAAGACCTCAGTTATGTTACCGTTTCAGTTGTTGATAAAGAAGGTAACTTTTGTCCTACAGCCAATATCCCTTTATCATTTAAAGTCAAAGGTGCTACAGATTATAAGGTGGTTTGTAATGGAGATGCTACTTCTCTTGAAATGTTTCATGAACCAACCATGAAAACTTTCAATGGAAAATTAGTCGTTACGCTACAATCACAAGATATAGCCGGGAAAGGTATTTTAGAGGTAAAGGGAAAAGGATTAAAAACTGCTCAAATTGAAATTAAAGTGAAAGAGCAACCCACTCTATAA